The proteins below come from a single Vicugna pacos chromosome 13, VicPac4, whole genome shotgun sequence genomic window:
- the RSRP1 gene encoding arginine/serine-rich protein 1 isoform X1 — MERYHPPPSVPKPGLRCACTSWRPLGEAKGGSPGERRAAVGREGSYVHALTSLRMRRASASGTFDAFSNARLGSRPDVGGGETSFLEEILGEKEAWKLSAEMSSYVNDLWPGSPRKVSPSSSRSGPSSRLSSASGSRSPQSSRSPSRSSISSRSWSRSRSPPRRRSRSRSRSRRRYQRRYRRYSRSYSRSRSRSRSRRYPERRYGSPRRSCRSRSRSRSRGRSYYRRAYAIARSRRYYGFGRTFYSEERRSWRGRSRTRSRSPTPFRLSEKDRMELLEIAKANAAKTLGTANFDLPASLRTVPVSKETNRGTAVLNNRAKSELSEKLTEDETKNPNGKSSQQKSIAFSSNNSVAKPMLQKSAKATAEETSSGSPKIDKKKSPYGLWIPV; from the exons ATGGAGCGGTATCATCCTCCCCCTTCCGTCCCTAAACCCGGTCTGAGGTGCGCATGCACATCCTGGAGGCCATTGGGCGAGGCGAAGGGTGGGTCGCCTGGTGAGAGAAGAGCGGCGGTTGGACGAGAGGGGAGCTACGTCCATGCGTTAACGTCTCTGCGCATGCGCCGGGCGTCAGCTTCTGGTACTTTCGACGCGTTTTCGAACGCTCGGCTCGGATCGCGTCCGGACGTCGGAGGTGGAG AAACAAGTTTCCTGGAAGAGATCCTCGGAGAAAAGGAAGCTTGGAAGCTGTCGGCCGAGATGTCTAGCTACGTGAACGACCTGTGGCCGGGCTCGCCGCGCAAGGTGTCCCCCTCGTCGTCGCGGTCGGGCCCGTCCAGCCGCCTGTCCTCGGCGTCGGGGAGCCGCTCTCCCCAGAGCTCTCGATCTCCGTCCCGGTCCAGCATCTCGAGCCGCTCGTGGTCCAGGAGCCGCAGCCCGCCCCGGCGGAGGAGCAGGTCGAGGTCCCGCTCCCGGAGGCGCTACCAGAGGAGGTACCGGCGCTATTCCCGATCCTACTCGCGGAGCCGCTCGCGGTCCCGCAGCCGCCGGTACCCGGAGAGGCGCTACGGCTCCCCCAGGAGGTCCTGCCGGTCCCGCAGCCGCTCCCGCTCCCGGGGCCGCTCCTATTACCGGAGGGCCTACGCTATCGCGCGCAGCCGCCGGTACTACGGCTTCGGCCGCACCTTCTACTCCGAGGAGCGCAGAAGCTGGAGGGGGCGATCCCGGACCAGGTCGCGGAGCCCAACCCCCTTTCGCCTAAGTGAAAAAG ATCGAATGGAGCTGTTAGAAATAGCAAAAGCCAATGCAGCAAAAACATTAGGAACTGCCAACTTTGACTTGCCAGCTAGTCTCAGAACTGTTCCTGTATCTAAAGAAACAAACCGTGGAACGGCTGTACTGAATAACCGGGCAAAGTCTGAG CTGTCGGAAAAGTTAACAGAAGATGAAACTAAAAATCCCAATGGAAAGTCTTCTCAGCAAAAAAGCATAGCTTTTAGCTCTAAT AATTCTGTAGCAAAGCCAATGCTTCAGAAGTCAGCTAAAGCTACTGCTGAAGAGACCTCTTCAGGGTCCCCAAAGATAGATAAGAAGAAAAGTCCATATGGACTGTGGATACctgtctga
- the RSRP1 gene encoding arginine/serine-rich protein 1 isoform X2, producing MSSYVNDLWPGSPRKVSPSSSRSGPSSRLSSASGSRSPQSSRSPSRSSISSRSWSRSRSPPRRRSRSRSRSRRRYQRRYRRYSRSYSRSRSRSRSRRYPERRYGSPRRSCRSRSRSRSRGRSYYRRAYAIARSRRYYGFGRTFYSEERRSWRGRSRTRSRSPTPFRLSEKDRMELLEIAKANAAKTLGTANFDLPASLRTVPVSKETNRGTAVLNNRAKSELSEKLTEDETKNPNGKSSQQKSIAFSSNNSVAKPMLQKSAKATAEETSSGSPKIDKKKSPYGLWIPV from the exons ATGTCTAGCTACGTGAACGACCTGTGGCCGGGCTCGCCGCGCAAGGTGTCCCCCTCGTCGTCGCGGTCGGGCCCGTCCAGCCGCCTGTCCTCGGCGTCGGGGAGCCGCTCTCCCCAGAGCTCTCGATCTCCGTCCCGGTCCAGCATCTCGAGCCGCTCGTGGTCCAGGAGCCGCAGCCCGCCCCGGCGGAGGAGCAGGTCGAGGTCCCGCTCCCGGAGGCGCTACCAGAGGAGGTACCGGCGCTATTCCCGATCCTACTCGCGGAGCCGCTCGCGGTCCCGCAGCCGCCGGTACCCGGAGAGGCGCTACGGCTCCCCCAGGAGGTCCTGCCGGTCCCGCAGCCGCTCCCGCTCCCGGGGCCGCTCCTATTACCGGAGGGCCTACGCTATCGCGCGCAGCCGCCGGTACTACGGCTTCGGCCGCACCTTCTACTCCGAGGAGCGCAGAAGCTGGAGGGGGCGATCCCGGACCAGGTCGCGGAGCCCAACCCCCTTTCGCCTAAGTGAAAAAG ATCGAATGGAGCTGTTAGAAATAGCAAAAGCCAATGCAGCAAAAACATTAGGAACTGCCAACTTTGACTTGCCAGCTAGTCTCAGAACTGTTCCTGTATCTAAAGAAACAAACCGTGGAACGGCTGTACTGAATAACCGGGCAAAGTCTGAG CTGTCGGAAAAGTTAACAGAAGATGAAACTAAAAATCCCAATGGAAAGTCTTCTCAGCAAAAAAGCATAGCTTTTAGCTCTAAT AATTCTGTAGCAAAGCCAATGCTTCAGAAGTCAGCTAAAGCTACTGCTGAAGAGACCTCTTCAGGGTCCCCAAAGATAGATAAGAAGAAAAGTCCATATGGACTGTGGATACctgtctga